One region of Blattabacterium cuenoti genomic DNA includes:
- the gap gene encoding type I glyceraldehyde-3-phosphate dehydrogenase: MSIIKIGINGIGRIGKLVLLTALSRKNIQVVSINDLVSIEYLAYMLKYDSIHGNFKGNVCIEDNNYLILNEKRIRVTNEKNPDKLNWGDLNVEYVVESTGLFLTKDLANIHLKSGARKVILSAPPKDDIPMFVMGVNHKNMRQDQNIVSNASCTTNCLSPIVKVLNDNFGISKGLMTTIHASTTTQKVVDSVSSRDWRGGRSSLVNIIPASTGAANAVGKIIPSLNGKLTGMAFRVPVADVSVLDFTVSLKTRTNFDKIKFCMKQASKTSLKGILGYTEDAVVSTDFIGDKRISIFDANSSIMLNSNFLKIVSWYDNEVGYSTKLLDIIDYMHHYLS, translated from the coding sequence ATGTCTATAATAAAAATAGGAATTAATGGAATTGGAAGAATAGGGAAATTAGTTTTATTAACTGCTTTAAGTAGAAAAAATATTCAAGTAGTGTCTATTAATGATTTAGTCTCTATAGAATATTTAGCTTATATGTTAAAATATGATTCCATTCATGGAAATTTTAAAGGAAATGTTTGTATTGAAGATAATAATTATCTAATATTAAATGAAAAACGGATAAGGGTTACTAATGAAAAAAACCCTGATAAACTAAATTGGGGAGATTTGAATGTAGAATATGTTGTTGAATCTACTGGACTTTTTTTAACAAAAGATTTAGCTAATATTCATTTAAAATCAGGAGCTAGAAAAGTGATTTTATCGGCTCCTCCTAAAGATGATATCCCTATGTTTGTCATGGGAGTTAATCATAAAAATATGAGACAGGATCAAAATATTGTATCTAATGCTTCTTGTACGACAAATTGTCTTTCTCCAATTGTTAAAGTTTTAAATGATAATTTTGGAATATCTAAGGGGTTGATGACAACTATACATGCCTCTACTACTACTCAAAAAGTAGTTGATTCTGTTTCTTCTAGAGATTGGAGAGGAGGAAGATCTTCATTAGTTAATATAATTCCAGCATCAACAGGTGCTGCTAATGCAGTCGGAAAAATTATTCCCAGTTTAAATGGAAAATTAACAGGAATGGCTTTTAGAGTTCCTGTTGCAGATGTATCTGTTTTGGATTTTACAGTTAGTCTAAAAACCAGGACCAATTTTGATAAAATTAAATTCTGCATGAAACAAGCTTCTAAAACTTCATTAAAAGGAATATTAGGATATACAGAAGATGCTGTTGTTTCAACGGATTTTATAGGAGATAAAAGAATCTCTATTTTTGATGCGAATTCGAGTATTATGTTAAATTCCAATTTTTTAAAAATTGTTTCTTGGTATGATAATGAAGTTGGTTATTCTACAAAATTATTAGATATTATTGATTATATGCATCATTATTTGTCATAA